In Lutra lutra chromosome 6, mLutLut1.2, whole genome shotgun sequence, the following are encoded in one genomic region:
- the TAAR2 gene encoding trace amine-associated receptor 2 encodes MYSFMAGAIFITVFGNLAMIISISYFKQLHTPTNFLILSMAVTDFLLGLTIMPYSMVRSVETCWYFGLTFCKIHYSFDLMLSITSIFHLCSVAIDRFYAICYPLRYSTKITIPLIKRLLLLCWSVPGAFAFGVVFSEAYADGIEGYDILVACSSSCPVMFNKLWGTTLFMAGFFTPGSVMVGIYGKIFAVSRKHARAINNLPENQNNQIRKDKKAAKTLGIVMGVFLLCWFPCFFTILLDPFLDFSTPVVLFDALTWFGYFNSTCNPLIYGFFYPWFRRALKYILLGKICSSHFHNTNLFTQKETEWTSSVGVN; translated from the coding sequence CCATATTCATCACGGTGTTTGGCAACCTTGCCATGATCATTTCCATTTCCTACTTCAAGCAACTTCACACACCAACCAACTTCCTCATCCTCTCCATGGCAGTCACTGATTTCCTCCTGGGGCTCACCATCATGCCTTACAGTATGGTCAGATCAGTGGAGACTTGCTGGTATTTTGGGCTTACATTTTGCAAGATTCATTATAGTTTTGACCTAATGCTTAGCATAACGTCCATTTTCCATCTTTGCTCAGTGGCCATTGATAGATTTTATGCTATCTGTTACCCTTTACGTTATTCCACAAAAATAACGATTCCCCTCATTAAGAGGTTGCTACTTCTCTGTTGGTCTGTCCCTGGAGCATTTGCTTTCGGGGTGGTCTTCTCTGAGGCCTATGCTGATGGGATAGAAGGCTATGACATCTTGGTGGCTTGTTCCAGTTCCTGTCCAGTGATGTTCAATAAGCTATGGGGGACCACCTTGTTTATGGCGGGTTTTTTCACTCCAGGGTCTGTGATGGTGGGGATTTATGGCAAGATTTTTGCAGTGTCAAGAAAACATGCTCGTGCAATCAATAATTTGCCAGAAAATCAAAATAACCaaataaggaaagacaaaaaagctGCCAAAACTTTAGGAATAGTGATGGGTGTTTTCTTATTATGTTGGTTTCCCTGCTTCTTCACTATTTTATTGGATCCCTTTTTGGACTTCTCTACTCCTGTGGTTTTGTTTGATGCTTTGACATGGTTTGGTTATTTTAACTCCACGTGTAATCCCTTAATATATGGTTTCTTCTATCCCTGGTTTCGCAGAGCACTGAAGTACATTTTACTAGGGAAAATTTGCAGCTCGCATTTCCATAATACTAATTTGTTTACTCAAAAAGAAACTGAATGGACTTCTTCTGTAGGAGTGAATTGA